Genomic DNA from Methanofollis sp. W23:
CCTCTATCTCACCCAGTTCCTCACCATCGCCATCATCCATCTCCTGGCCGTCGCGGCGCCAGGCCCCGACTTCGCGATGGTCGTGAGGCAGAGCGTCAGGTATGGCTGGCGGACCGCCCTCCTCACCAGCCTCGGGATCGCCTGCGGGCTCCTCATCCACGTGACCTATGCCCTCCTCGGCATCGGGGTCTTCATCGCCCACTCCCTCGTCGCCTTCACGGTGATGAAGGTCCTGGCCGCGGCCTGCCTCATCATCCTCGGGATAAAGGCCCTGCAGACCCCGCCGTACCGGGAGGACGGCGACGGGGGGATCGAGGCCGTCCGGGTTCCGGGCGCGGGGAAGGCCTTCGTGACCGGGGTGATGACCAACGCCTTCAACCCCAAGGCCGCCCTCTTCATCCTCTCGCTCTTCACGGTCGTGATCACCCCTGGCACCCCGGGCCTCCTCCAGGCCGGGTACGGGGTGTACATGGGCGTGGCG
This window encodes:
- a CDS encoding LysE family transporter; this translates as MTASLYLTQFLTIAIIHLLAVAAPGPDFAMVVRQSVRYGWRTALLTSLGIACGLLIHVTYALLGIGVFIAHSLVAFTVMKVLAAACLIILGIKALQTPPYREDGDGGIEAVRVPGAGKAFVTGVMTNAFNPKAALFILSLFTVVITPGTPGLLQAGYGVYMGVATALWFTLVSSLFSHAAVRSRFLRMGHWFDRTMGTLLIVLGLGVLAAGQE